In the Populus nigra chromosome 2, ddPopNigr1.1, whole genome shotgun sequence genome, gaaaggaaaaaaaaatcacagcaaTTTAAGTTAGataaaatcaattcaatgaaCAGAgtatttattgataataaataaattgttttttttttataattaacaaataaaaggttagaactttgaaaattaaaaacaaaaagggtaTGCTTcgtcaaaacaaaacaaatcattttgttaaaaccatgttatttttttaccgAGCTACTTGAGACTACAGCATGGACTTTGAAAAACTCTTGAAAGTAGGGATTGCAAGTAAATTGAGCTTGCAATCAATGAAAGAATCAACCggtgaataaaaaacaaagatgtgAGAGCCTCCAGCCTccaaatttattgaaagatgttTCTCggtcaacaaagaaaaaaaatgcgaCTGGAAACAAAAAATGCAGTGTAACTTACCTACCAGATAGAAGATACCAGAATCTTTTTCGATCCTTCCTTGCCCTTGCTCTCACCTGCCTATCTAACATCTGGATATTTACATGGTGCTTGAATTGGCTCTCGTATAAAGTATGTACAAAAACCTATCTCAGAATTTGTCACAAGCTCCTACACTTCTGCAAACCTTGCAATAAGTTCAAAATTCCCTATAATAGATAACAAGTCACGATTTCCTATGAAGGCACATCTTGTGCTGGCATTTCTTCTCATGATCATAACCTTGTACTTCACCTACCAAAATTGAGGGGGAAAGGATATTCATCGGTTCCACGACCTCAAGTATGGCTTCCCCATTGGATCATGTAAAACAGAATTCTGCGGCAAAGCCATCCATCCTATATCATCGGGCATCAGAGAACTAGCAGTGTCACGCCCGCTAAAGTAATCGAGTGGATGAGCTGGTTGTGGTAAAGCATTACTGACCCTGGGGGTAACCCCGCTCACCATACCATAGGTCCTCGGCAACACAAACTGCTCAGCAGAGCCCACTGAATCTATGGTACCATTTGGATGCTGGTTGGTGAGGCTACCTGAACGTAATTGGTTAATGGGGCTTGCCATATGCAGTTGGTTACACAGGGATAGAACACTAAATAGGCTTTGATCTGCATTACTTCCAATGCTCTGGTTTGTGACACTAACACCACATGCACCATTCCAGTCCCCGCGAACTTGATGCTCCCCAGAGAACCAGTTCTGGGTTAACAAACCATCATCATTTGGATGGGATTGGAGCCGTGCTGGCATGCGAACAGGATTAACATTCCATTCTTGCAGATTGACTAGCGGAGCATGTCCTTGTCTTGGAATCAAGAATCCTCCTCCCTCTGAATAAATGTCCTCTGATATATTTTGTTGCATGTAATCCTCAATGTGATTCTTCTGTCTCTGTTCAAGTGACAGCGAGGACTGAAGCTGCCCCTGGATATGCCCTGTATACTGACCATCTTGCATTATAACATCATTTGGTGATTGAAAATCTAACCCGGTTGGCTTTTGTTCATTATGGTAGGGTAACGTTACCTGACCTTTGAACAAAGATTGAAGCAACCCACTACGATCATGGTTTGGGTAAGAACTGAAAGAACCATCATCAGATTGTCTGTGCAACAAATCTTTTCCAGTTTCCTCTTCATGCACTTCAGATTCCAAATCAATCAACTGGGAGCATTGTTCTTCATTAACTTGATGTGGCAGTGACAATCTACCAGCAGATGTGTATTCATGATTTGCAGTGGAATCATAATATGAGTTGGATATGCTAACTGCTGACCAGACATCTCCACCAGAAGAGAAAGGAACTCCCTGATCAATGGAAGTGTCTCCGATGTGCATGGTCCCTGAGTACTGAGATACATGTGGAGAAGCTTCATCTGAATTAGAGTTCAAATGGacatgattattttccatattcATATCTATAGGATTAAGATCCTGGCTAACAGAGAGGGAGGAAAGATGATGCGGGGACTGATTCTGCTGGGAGCCTGAACCAGAATCTCCATAATCAGAAATGCTGGATTCTTCGTTTCTTGATCCATGATCATGCTGATCCTGAAGCACGATTTCATGGTTCTGTTCCTGCTGATCCTGAAGCACGATTTCATGGTTCTGTTCCTGCTGATCCTGAAGCACGATTTCATGGTTCTGTTCCTGCTGATCCTGAAGCACAATTTCATGGTTCTGTTCCTGCTTATCCtgaaaaaacaatgacaaaaaaGCCAAACTTAGAATCAAGTATGGAAGAATGCAACCATCATTCAACAATGAGATTTGGGTTAAACAGGTTCTGATGGTAAGCAGATG is a window encoding:
- the LOC133682416 gene encoding uncharacterized protein LOC133682416 isoform X2 encodes the protein MAADQRRKRLNGANLAGCSSREPYRMKRNKSKNAKSLISLEWDGNRKKVVAKKEQIGISQRDLMPFADSVLHYHNPLADVFAVPREIFELQNLAEVLSYETWQNHLSEDERNFLKQFLPTGLGTEEVVEALLAGDNFHFGNPLLRWGASLCSGNLHPDVVLCQEQHLKADKKAFYSKLQDYHIDMITCLQKLKDMWESSKDPEKEILQKIWRRSRSDADKRISPCNIESKFHGTGENESATSGSCSLVAEEKTSSSDTQNSPLTKSGEVQKRICEKGSMKEKLSKSLLASDDARPGKGDKLHRRNIHRSDGAKYMSYLKISKKQHQLVKNMKQSGKSIQSKSLNCVLGDLDTLHVQPYEEFVKEEQKKLQEHWMQLANKDLPVAHAIWREIQFQRQEITKSLEEEIEGQLKYPVEHLEKDGHETLLQDQSDQCADRHDTNMEDQQEQNHEIVLQDQQEQNHEIVLQDQQEQNHEIVLQDQHDHGSRNEESSISDYGDSGSGSQQNQSPHHLSSLSVSQDLNPIDMNMENNHVHLNSNSDEASPHVSQYSGTMHIGDTSIDQGVPFSSGGDVWSAVSISNSYYDSTANHEYTSAGRLSLPHQVNEEQCSQLIDLESEVHEEETGKDLLHRQSDDGSFSSYPNHDRSGLLQSLFKGQVTLPYHNEQKPTGLDFQSPNDVIMQDGQYTGHIQGQLQSSLSLEQRQKNHIEDYMQQNISEDIYSEGGGFLIPRQGHAPLVNLQEWNVNPVRMPARLQSHPNDDGLLTQNWFSGEHQVRGDWNGACGVSVTNQSIGSNADQSLFSVLSLCNQLHMASPINQLRSGSLTNQHPNGTIDSVGSAEQFVLPRTYGMVSGVTPRVSNALPQPAHPLDYFSGRDTASSLMPDDIGWMALPQNSVLHDPMGKPYLRSWNR
- the LOC133682416 gene encoding uncharacterized protein LOC133682416 isoform X1 — translated: MAADQRRKRLNGANLAGCSSREPYRMKRNKSKNAKSLISLEWDGNRKKVVAKKEQIGISQRDLMPFADSVLHYHNPLADVFAVPREIFELQNLAEVLSYETWQNHLSEDERNFLKQFLPTGLGTEEVVEALLAGDNFHFGNPLLRWGASLCSGNLHPDVVLCQEQHLKADKKAFYSKLQDYHIDMITCLQKLKDMWESSKDPEKEILQKIWRRSRSDADKRISPCNIESKFHGTGENESATSGSCSLVAEEKTSSSDTQNSPLTKSGEVQKRICEKGSMKEKLSKSLLASDDARPGKGDKLHRRNIHRSDGAKYMSYLKISKKQHQLVKNMKQSGKSIQSKSLNCVLGDLDTLHVQPYEEFVKEEQKKLQEHWMQLANKDLPVAHAIWREIQFQRQEITKSLEEEIEGQLKYPVEHLEKDGHETLLQDQSDQCADRHDTNMEDKQEQNHEIVLQDQQEQNHEIVLQDQQEQNHEIVLQDQQEQNHEIVLQDQHDHGSRNEESSISDYGDSGSGSQQNQSPHHLSSLSVSQDLNPIDMNMENNHVHLNSNSDEASPHVSQYSGTMHIGDTSIDQGVPFSSGGDVWSAVSISNSYYDSTANHEYTSAGRLSLPHQVNEEQCSQLIDLESEVHEEETGKDLLHRQSDDGSFSSYPNHDRSGLLQSLFKGQVTLPYHNEQKPTGLDFQSPNDVIMQDGQYTGHIQGQLQSSLSLEQRQKNHIEDYMQQNISEDIYSEGGGFLIPRQGHAPLVNLQEWNVNPVRMPARLQSHPNDDGLLTQNWFSGEHQVRGDWNGACGVSVTNQSIGSNADQSLFSVLSLCNQLHMASPINQLRSGSLTNQHPNGTIDSVGSAEQFVLPRTYGMVSGVTPRVSNALPQPAHPLDYFSGRDTASSLMPDDIGWMALPQNSVLHDPMGKPYLRSWNR